Proteins from one Scleropages formosus chromosome 14, fSclFor1.1, whole genome shotgun sequence genomic window:
- the LOC114912200 gene encoding uncharacterized protein LOC114912200 — MTSHAFDGILPGGLQKVRAILMTSALLAVCVLINFLLKADYHCICSDFSVRGTAFFIVYILLPALSLFLLVLVTNKSCMAPSRLLCCCCPSRRSKEILCLCCRNRCTPVTKGLFAACVWIISVLFDGDWYVCLRTSRNIAEVRLPCESKESRTAEENSMITQYYNESMTWSFGVMFCCVFVWTLSTCCYKCFTDSYEQKYNKYKEKETKKALKNYLERLAMIEAETMCNLTMPSIEDISSEQPRTSADSQSTSSASEQVTAAASSSTSRERLMTKAEKIEEIQEEMSQLYGAISMSDFYLYGLQEARAENSSTTRGSIPITVRRWFRR; from the exons ATGACTTCTCATGCTTTCGATGGGATTTTACCTGGAGGGTTACAGAAAGTCAGGGCAATCCTGATGACCTCCGCACTGCTCGCCGTTTGCGTTCTCATCAACTTCCTCCTCAAAGCCGATTACCACTGCATCTGCAGTGATTTCTCGGTCAGAGGCACAGCGTTTTTTATAGTTTACATTCTTTTACCAGCACTGAGTTTGTTTCTCCTCGTTCTCGTGACCAACAAGTCCTGCATGGCACCAAGCCGActtctttgctgctgctgtccatcACGGCGCAGTAAGGAAATCCTTTGTCTGTGCTGCAGGAACAGATGCACACCAGTTACGAAGGGTTTGTttgcagcgtgtgtgtggatAATATCGGTCCTGTTTGATGGGGACTGGTATGTGTGTCTCCGAACATCACGGAACATCGCCGAAGTCCGTCTGCCCTGCGAGAGTAAAGAGAGTCGCACAGCTGAAGAAAATTCCATGATCACTCAGTATTACAATGAATCAATG aCCTGGAGCTTTGGTGTcatgttctgctgtgtttttgtctggACTCTCAGTACCTGTTGCTATAAGTGTTTCACTGACTCATatgaacaaaaatacaataaatataaggAAAAGGAAACTAAAAAAGCCCTAAAAAACTACTTGGAAAGACTAGCAATGATAGAAGCTGAGACAATGTGCAATCTGACAATGCCTTCGATAGAAGACATCAGTAGTGAACAACCTAGAACCTCAGCTGACAGCCAGTCAACATCTTCGGCTTCGGAACAAGTTACTGCGGCGGCGTCATCTTCAACGTCAAGAGAGCGGCTAATGACCAAAGCGGAGAAGATTGAGGAGATACAGGAAGAAATGAGCCAACTTTATGGTGCTATCTCAATGTCAGACTTTTATCTGTATGGACTCCAGGAAGCAAGAGCAGAGAATTCGAGTACCACCCGTGGATCCATCCCAATAACAGTGAGACGCTGGTTCCGCAGGTGA
- the LOC108926891 gene encoding uncharacterized protein LOC108926891 isoform X1: MKLEVQFLQTERLDIYCVFLIILLRFCVTFAQQCDVTAVSGDAAIVPLGYSEFTPDNDLVWRRNGVTMFDRYRGTVLLGKEGDVTSNGSLVLLNVKKYQEGEYSGEIRDGSRPIYTTAKFLCVTAELLYGLIAEEILLDPKVDETIGRITWEKEKEIIEEWVTGRALGYYPRCRSAEQCVLDLTTGALVLKGLKPEDEGKYTVTVNNKGRAREFTLTVLTPVSKPTVTASCNETRCTLTCVGLETKSATYSWKENSDTVKDVEGNTLMVEKSGDLHKRYSCVFSNPKSGKESDPLTEMDLFLEAVSKPHVSKSCGESRCTLTCVGKETEYAEYSWKKNRETLKEGNTLTVGRTGFLSQSYTCVFRNPKSEAKSDPVYEMDLFACASHDSTVAIVLSVFVTVAVAGAVVGTYLKRNPCRRMNCLRKSRVDPCNQVSTTEQVSSVTHRHPRPGDRTWVDPTPTCVQVVLLCTQGSSLLIYSHLDSPSAASVTASKVFVL; this comes from the exons ATGAAGCTCGAGGTACAATTTCTACAAACGGAGCGACTCGACATTTACTGCGTTTTTCTCATCATTTTGCTGCGATTTTGTGTCACATTCG CCCAGCAGTGCGATGTGACCGCTGTTTCCGGAGACGCTGCGATCGTCCCGCTGGGTTATTCCGAGTTCACGCCGGACAATGATCTGGTCTGGAGGCGCAACGGCGTGACGATGTTTGACAGGTACAGAGGAACGGTCCTTTTAGGCAAGGAAGGAGATGTAACCAGCAATGGATCCCTTGTGCTGCTCAATGTGAAGAAGTACCAGGAGGGAGAGTATTCTGGGGAAATACGTGACGGATCGAGACCCATTTACACGACAGCGAAGTTCTTGTGTGTGACAG CTGAGCTCCTCTATGGATTAATAGCAGAAGAGATTCTGCTGGATCCGAAAGTGGACGAGACCATCGGCAGGATCACGtgggagaaagaaaaggaaataataGAAGAGTGGGTCACTGGCCGTGCGCTGGGATATTACCCCAGATGCAGGAGCGCAGAGCAGTGCGTCCTCGATCTCACCACGGGGGCGTTGGTACTGAAAGGGTTAAAACCTGAAGACGAAGGGAAATACACCGTTACCGTGAACAATAAAGGACGCGCAAGGGAATTTACCCTGACGGTACTGA CCCCCGTGTCCAAACCGACCGTGACCGCGTCCTGCAACGAGACCCGGTGCACCCTGACCTGCGTGGGCCTGGAGACGAAGAGCGCCACGTACTCTTGGAAGGAGAACAGCGACACCGTGAAGGATGTGGAGGGAAACACCTTGATGGTGGAGAAGAGCGGAGACCTGCATAAAAGATACAGCTGTGTGTTCAGCAACCCTAAGAGTGGGAAAGAGAGTGACCCTCTCACCGAGATGGACTTGTTTCTTG AAGCCGTGTCCAAACCTCATGTGAGCAAATCGTGCGGCGAGAGCCGGTGCACCCTGACCTGTGTGGGAAAGGAGACGGAGTACGCCGAGTACTCGTGGAAGAAGAACAGAGAGACGCTGAAGGAGGGAAACACCTTGACCGTCGGAAGGACCGGATTCCTGAGTCAGAGTTACACCTGCGTGTTCCGTAACCCAAAGAGTGAGGCTAAGAGCGACCCGGTCTACGAGATGGACTTATTCGCAT GTGCTTCCCACGATTCCACCGTGGCCATCGTGCTCTCGGTGTTCGTGACCGTAGCGGTGGCCGGAGCCGTGGTCGGGACGTACTTGAAAAGAAATCCCTGCAGAC GTATGAACTGCCTGAGGAAGAGCAGGGTCGACCCGTGTAATCAGGTGTCAACCACCGAGCAG GTTTCTTCAGTGACGCACAG acaccctcgCCCAGGCGACCGGACCTGGGTTGATCCGACCCCCACCTGCGTCCAGGTCGTGTTGCTTTGTACCCAAGGCTCGTCTCTCCTGATCTACAGCCATCTAGATAGCCCCTCTGCAGCCTCAGTGACCGCTTCCAAAGTGTTTGTCCTCTGA
- the LOC108926891 gene encoding uncharacterized protein LOC108926891 isoform X2 — MKLEVQFLQTERLDIYCVFLIILLRFCVTFAQQCDVTAVSGDAAIVPLGYSEFTPDNDLVWRRNGVTMFDRYRGTVLLGKEGDVTSNGSLVLLNVKKYQEGEYSGEIRDGSRPIYTTAKFLCVTAELLYGLIAEEILLDPKVDETIGRITWEKEKEIIEEWVTGRALGYYPRCRSAEQCVLDLTTGALVLKGLKPEDEGKYTVTVNNKGRAREFTLTVLTPVSKPTVTASCNETRCTLTCVGLETKSATYSWKENSDTVKDVEGNTLMVEKSGDLHKRYSCVFSNPKSGKESDPLTEMDLFLEAVSKPHVSKSCGESRCTLTCVGKETEYAEYSWKKNRETLKEGNTLTVGRTGFLSQSYTCVFRNPKSASHDSTVAIVLSVFVTVAVAGAVVGTYLKRNPCRRMNCLRKSRVDPCNQVSTTEQVSSVTHR; from the exons ATGAAGCTCGAGGTACAATTTCTACAAACGGAGCGACTCGACATTTACTGCGTTTTTCTCATCATTTTGCTGCGATTTTGTGTCACATTCG CCCAGCAGTGCGATGTGACCGCTGTTTCCGGAGACGCTGCGATCGTCCCGCTGGGTTATTCCGAGTTCACGCCGGACAATGATCTGGTCTGGAGGCGCAACGGCGTGACGATGTTTGACAGGTACAGAGGAACGGTCCTTTTAGGCAAGGAAGGAGATGTAACCAGCAATGGATCCCTTGTGCTGCTCAATGTGAAGAAGTACCAGGAGGGAGAGTATTCTGGGGAAATACGTGACGGATCGAGACCCATTTACACGACAGCGAAGTTCTTGTGTGTGACAG CTGAGCTCCTCTATGGATTAATAGCAGAAGAGATTCTGCTGGATCCGAAAGTGGACGAGACCATCGGCAGGATCACGtgggagaaagaaaaggaaataataGAAGAGTGGGTCACTGGCCGTGCGCTGGGATATTACCCCAGATGCAGGAGCGCAGAGCAGTGCGTCCTCGATCTCACCACGGGGGCGTTGGTACTGAAAGGGTTAAAACCTGAAGACGAAGGGAAATACACCGTTACCGTGAACAATAAAGGACGCGCAAGGGAATTTACCCTGACGGTACTGA CCCCCGTGTCCAAACCGACCGTGACCGCGTCCTGCAACGAGACCCGGTGCACCCTGACCTGCGTGGGCCTGGAGACGAAGAGCGCCACGTACTCTTGGAAGGAGAACAGCGACACCGTGAAGGATGTGGAGGGAAACACCTTGATGGTGGAGAAGAGCGGAGACCTGCATAAAAGATACAGCTGTGTGTTCAGCAACCCTAAGAGTGGGAAAGAGAGTGACCCTCTCACCGAGATGGACTTGTTTCTTG AAGCCGTGTCCAAACCTCATGTGAGCAAATCGTGCGGCGAGAGCCGGTGCACCCTGACCTGTGTGGGAAAGGAGACGGAGTACGCCGAGTACTCGTGGAAGAAGAACAGAGAGACGCTGAAGGAGGGAAACACCTTGACCGTCGGAAGGACCGGATTCCTGAGTCAGAGTTACACCTGCGTGTTCCGTAACCCAAAGA GTGCTTCCCACGATTCCACCGTGGCCATCGTGCTCTCGGTGTTCGTGACCGTAGCGGTGGCCGGAGCCGTGGTCGGGACGTACTTGAAAAGAAATCCCTGCAGAC GTATGAACTGCCTGAGGAAGAGCAGGGTCGACCCGTGTAATCAGGTGTCAACCACCGAGCAG GTTTCTTCAGTGACGCACAGGTAA